In one window of Brassica rapa cultivar Chiifu-401-42 chromosome A07, CAAS_Brap_v3.01, whole genome shotgun sequence DNA:
- the LOC103868442 gene encoding trimethylguanosine synthase isoform X4 encodes MTIDDQSHLKKEGENSTNPKINRYWIQRYDLFSRYDEGIQIDEEGWYSVTHEEIAIKHAERCRGKVVIDCFAGVGGNTIQFAKVSSSVIAIDIDPMKVQMAMNNANVYGVANHVDFVVGDFFSLAPSLKGDVSFLAPPWGGPNYCKVESFKMDMLQPRDGYSLFKMVQSITPNIIMYLPKNVDLAQLEELASLSSPPLTLEDSITWIFDTNSMHHS; translated from the exons ATGACTATCGACGATCAATCACACTTGAAGAAAG AGGGAGAAAATAGTACGAATCCTAAGATCAATAGGTACTGGATTCAACGTTACGATCTGTTCTCGAGGTATGACGAAGGTATCCAAATAGATGAAGAAGGATGGTACTCTGTGACTCATGAAGAGATCGCCATCAAACACGCAGAGAGGTGCCGTGGAAAAGTGGTGATTGATTGCTTCGCAGGCGTTGGTGGTAACACTATTCAATTTGCTAAAGT TTCTTCTTCTGTAATCGCTATCGACATTGATCCAATGAAAGTTCAAATGGCTATGAACAATGCAAACGTCTATGGAGTTGCTAATCATGTGGATTTTGTAGTTGGTGATTTCTTCAGTTTAGCTCCATCTCTTAAA GGAGATGTATCGTTTCTTGCGCCACCATGGGGAGGACCAAATTATTGCAAAGTCGAGAGTTTCAAGATGGATATGCTTCAGCCAAGAGACGG GTACTCATTGTTTAAGATGGTTCAGTCCATTACTCCTAATATCATCATGTATCTACCGAAAAATGTTGATTTAGCACAGTTGGAAGAACTGGCTTCCCTCTCGTCACCTCCCCTAACTCTTGAG GATTCTATCACATGGATATTTGATACAAATTCAATGCATCATTCGTAG
- the LOC103868442 gene encoding trimethylguanosine synthase isoform X2 produces MTIDDQSHLKKEGENSTNPKINRYWIQRYDLFSRYDEGIQIDEEGWYSVTHEEIAIKHAERCRGKVVIDCFAGVGGNTIQFAKVSSSVIAIDIDPMKVQMAMNNANVYGVANHVDFVVGDFFSLAPSLKGDVSFLAPPWGGPNYCKVESFKMDMLQPRDGYSLFKMVQSITPNIIMYLPKNVDLAQLEELASLSSPPLTLEIEESCIGGKMIAITAYFSRNAA; encoded by the exons ATGACTATCGACGATCAATCACACTTGAAGAAAG AGGGAGAAAATAGTACGAATCCTAAGATCAATAGGTACTGGATTCAACGTTACGATCTGTTCTCGAGGTATGACGAAGGTATCCAAATAGATGAAGAAGGATGGTACTCTGTGACTCATGAAGAGATCGCCATCAAACACGCAGAGAGGTGCCGTGGAAAAGTGGTGATTGATTGCTTCGCAGGCGTTGGTGGTAACACTATTCAATTTGCTAAAGT TTCTTCTTCTGTAATCGCTATCGACATTGATCCAATGAAAGTTCAAATGGCTATGAACAATGCAAACGTCTATGGAGTTGCTAATCATGTGGATTTTGTAGTTGGTGATTTCTTCAGTTTAGCTCCATCTCTTAAA GGAGATGTATCGTTTCTTGCGCCACCATGGGGAGGACCAAATTATTGCAAAGTCGAGAGTTTCAAGATGGATATGCTTCAGCCAAGAGACGG GTACTCATTGTTTAAGATGGTTCAGTCCATTACTCCTAATATCATCATGTATCTACCGAAAAATGTTGATTTAGCACAGTTGGAAGAACTGGCTTCCCTCTCGTCACCTCCCCTAACTCTTGAG ATAGAAGAAAGTTGTATTGGAGGCAAAATGATAGCCATAACGGCTTATTTTAGTCGCAATGCGGCTTAG
- the LOC103868442 gene encoding trimethylguanosine synthase isoform X3 — MTIDEQSHLKKEGENSTNPKINRYWIQRYDLFSRYDEGIQIDEEGWYSVTHEEIAIKHAERCRGKVVIDCFAGVGGNTIQFAKVSSSVIAIDIDPMKVQMAMNNANVYGVANHVDFVVGDFFSLAPSLKGDVSFLAPPWGGPNYCKVESFKMDMLQPRDGYSLFKMVQSITPNIIMYLPKNVDLAQLEELASLSSPPLTLEIEESCIGGKMIAITAYFSRNAA, encoded by the exons AGGGAGAAAATAGTACGAATCCTAAGATCAATAGGTACTGGATTCAACGTTACGATCTGTTCTCGAGGTATGACGAAGGTATCCAAATAGATGAAGAAGGATGGTACTCTGTGACTCATGAAGAGATCGCCATCAAACACGCAGAGAGGTGCCGTGGAAAAGTGGTGATTGATTGCTTCGCAGGCGTTGGTGGTAACACTATTCAATTTGCTAAAGT TTCTTCTTCTGTAATCGCTATCGACATTGATCCAATGAAAGTTCAAATGGCTATGAACAATGCAAACGTCTATGGAGTTGCTAATCATGTGGATTTTGTAGTTGGTGATTTCTTCAGTTTAGCTCCATCTCTTAAA GGAGATGTATCGTTTCTTGCGCCACCATGGGGAGGACCAAATTATTGCAAAGTCGAGAGTTTCAAGATGGATATGCTTCAGCCAAGAGACGG GTACTCATTGTTTAAGATGGTTCAGTCCATTACTCCTAATATCATCATGTATCTACCGAAAAATGTTGATTTAGCACAGTTGGAAGAACTGGCTTCCCTCTCGTCACCTCCCCTAACTCTTGAG ATAGAAGAAAGTTGTATTGGAGGCAAAATGATAGCCATAACGGCTTATTTTAGTCGCAATGCGGCTTAG
- the LOC103828904 gene encoding trimethylguanosine synthase isoform X2, with translation MTIDDQSHLKKEGENSTNPKINRYWIQRYDLFSRYDEGIQIDEEGWYSVTHEEIAIKHAERCRGKVVIDCFAGVGGNTIQFAKVSSSVIAIDIDPMKVQMAMNNANVYGVANHVDFVVGDFFSLAPSLKGDVSFLAPPWGGPNYCKVESFKMDMLQPRDGYSLFKIVQSITPNIIMYLPKNVDLAQLEELASLSSPPLTLEDSITWIFDTNSMHHS, from the exons ATGACTATCGACGATCAATCACACTTGAAGAAAG AGGGAGAAAATAGTACGAATCCTAAGATCAATAGGTACTGGATTCAACGTTACGATCTGTTCTCGAGGTATGACGAAGGTATCCAAATAGATGAAGAAGGATGGTACTCTGTGACTCATGAAGAGATCGCCATCAAACACGCAGAGAGGTGCCGTGGAAAAGTGGTGATTGATTGCTTCGCAGGCGTTGGTGGTAACACTATTCAATTTGCTAAAGT TTCTTCTTCTGTAATCGCTATCGACATTGATCCAATGAAAGTTCAAATGGCTATGAACAATGCAAACGTCTATGGAGTTGCTAATCATGTGGATTTTGTCGTTGGTGATTTCTTCAGTTTAGCTCCATCTCTCAAA GGAGATGTATCGTTTCTTGCGCCACCATGGGGAGGACCAAATTATTGCAAAGTCGAGAGTTTCAAGATGGATATGCTTCAGCCAAGAGACGG GTACTCATTGTTTAAGATTGTTCAGTCCATTACTCCTAATATCATCATGTATCTACCGAAAAATGTTGATTTAGCACAGTTGGAAGAACTGGCTTCCCTCTCGTCACCTCCCCTAACTCTTGAG GATTCTATCACATGGATATTTGATACAAATTCAATGCATCATTCGTAG
- the LOC103828904 gene encoding trimethylguanosine synthase isoform X1 codes for MTIDDQSHLKKEGENSTNPKINRYWIQRYDLFSRYDEGIQIDEEGWYSVTHEEIAIKHAERCRGKVVIDCFAGVGGNTIQFAKVSSSVIAIDIDPMKVQMAMNNANVYGVANHVDFVVGDFFSLAPSLKGDVSFLAPPWGGPNYCKVESFKMDMLQPRDGYSLFKIVQSITPNIIMYLPKNVDLAQLEELASLSSPPLTLEIEESCIGGKMIAITAYFSRNAA; via the exons ATGACTATCGACGATCAATCACACTTGAAGAAAG AGGGAGAAAATAGTACGAATCCTAAGATCAATAGGTACTGGATTCAACGTTACGATCTGTTCTCGAGGTATGACGAAGGTATCCAAATAGATGAAGAAGGATGGTACTCTGTGACTCATGAAGAGATCGCCATCAAACACGCAGAGAGGTGCCGTGGAAAAGTGGTGATTGATTGCTTCGCAGGCGTTGGTGGTAACACTATTCAATTTGCTAAAGT TTCTTCTTCTGTAATCGCTATCGACATTGATCCAATGAAAGTTCAAATGGCTATGAACAATGCAAACGTCTATGGAGTTGCTAATCATGTGGATTTTGTCGTTGGTGATTTCTTCAGTTTAGCTCCATCTCTCAAA GGAGATGTATCGTTTCTTGCGCCACCATGGGGAGGACCAAATTATTGCAAAGTCGAGAGTTTCAAGATGGATATGCTTCAGCCAAGAGACGG GTACTCATTGTTTAAGATTGTTCAGTCCATTACTCCTAATATCATCATGTATCTACCGAAAAATGTTGATTTAGCACAGTTGGAAGAACTGGCTTCCCTCTCGTCACCTCCCCTAACTCTTGAG ATAGAAGAAAGTTGTATTGGAGGCAAAATGATAGCCATAACGGCTTATTTTAGTCGCAATGCGGCTTAG